The Nitrospira sp. sequence TAGGCAGATCGCATCACTAATTCTACGATTCTATTATCGGCGAGGCCTTCGGTAGGGTCAAGCCATCGAGTTGATCGTTGCTCGCATAGCCCCTCGGAACGATGGGGATCGTTGCTTGACTTTGCACCTCCCTCGCCCTACCCTCCGCGATCATGACGCGCCGGATCCGTCTGAAGCATTGCGGGACAGAAGTATCAGGCCCTGCCGTGAGTCCGTTCACCGTCATCCGATGACCCAACCCAAGCTCGTCTACGTCACCCGCATACTCCCTGAGCCGGTGATGACTGCGCTACGACAGCAGTACCGGCTCATTTCTGAACCAACAGATCAGCCGCCTTCCTCAGACGAGCAACGCCGCGGCTTTGCCGAAGCCGACGCCGTCATCTGCACGCTGGCCGATCCGATCACCGACGACTTGCTCGCGGCAGCGCCGCGCCTGAAGATCGTGGCGAACTATGCGGTGGGATACAACAACATCGACGTGGCCGCCGCCACGCGCCGCGGGATCGTGGTGACGAATACGCCGGATGTCCTGACGGATGCGACGGCGGATCTCACCTGGGCCCTGATTCTGGCAGTCGCACGACATGTGGTGGAAGGCGACCGATGGGCCCGCTCCGGGACCTGGCCGGGATGGGCGCCGACTCAAATGCTGGGGACGGATGTCACAGAAAAAACGCTGGGCATCATCGGCATGGGTCGGATCGGGCAGGCTGTCGCCTTGCGCGCGCAAGGGTTTCGTATGCCGGTGATCTATGCCAGCCGTCGGCCCTGTCCCCCTCCATCCGGTGTCACAACCTGGACTCACCGACCATTGGAAGAGCTGCTGACGCAGGCCGACTTCGTGTCGGTGCACGTGCCCTTGTCGGAGGCGACGCGCCATCTCATTGGATCGCGCGAGCTGGCCATGATGCAATCCACCGCCTTTCTGATCAACACGTCCCGCGGACCGGTCGTCGACGAAGCCGCCCTCCTCGTCGCCTTGCGACAAGGGACGATTGCCGGAGCCGGGTTGGATGTGTACGAACGCGAACCGGTGATTCTGTCTGGATTGGAACAGCTCTCGAACGTCGTGCTGTTGCCCCATCTTGGATCGGCAACACTGGACGCTCGTTTGAAGATGGGAATGATCTGCGTGGAAAATATTGCGGCCGTACTTGGAGGCCGGGCTCCGCTGAATCCGGTCATTCGGGGAGTCTAGCTGGCGATGCGAAACTCACTCTGGGCAGATGACGCCTTGCCTCGGAGGAACTCCAGCCGTTGCGGAACATCATGGAATGCCGGAATCATCTGGTAGGTGGTGACGGCCTTCCCCCACTGCGATTCAGCTTCATACAACATCCCCAGCTCGTAGCGAATCGCCTGCCCCTTCGCTCCCTGGCAGCGAGGATCAGACAGGACCGCTTCCAAGCCGCGAATCGCCTGCGCATATGCACGCTGGTCCTTGAGACACAGCGCTGTCATGAGACAGGAATCCAGATAGAACGAATCGGCTGACTTGGACACATGAAACTCGTCCATCGCGTCTTCGTAGAGCCCCAT is a genomic window containing:
- a CDS encoding D-glycerate dehydrogenase, which translates into the protein MTALRQQYRLISEPTDQPPSSDEQRRGFAEADAVICTLADPITDDLLAAAPRLKIVANYAVGYNNIDVAAATRRGIVVTNTPDVLTDATADLTWALILAVARHVVEGDRWARSGTWPGWAPTQMLGTDVTEKTLGIIGMGRIGQAVALRAQGFRMPVIYASRRPCPPPSGVTTWTHRPLEELLTQADFVSVHVPLSEATRHLIGSRELAMMQSTAFLINTSRGPVVDEAALLVALRQGTIAGAGLDVYEREPVILSGLEQLSNVVLLPHLGSATLDARLKMGMICVENIAAVLGGRAPLNPVIRGV